A stretch of Bombina bombina isolate aBomBom1 chromosome 2, aBomBom1.pri, whole genome shotgun sequence DNA encodes these proteins:
- the LOC128646875 gene encoding uncharacterized protein LOC128646875: MQKKLLKMTARSRRIPKRFLTDDETLWKTRAIRAQKRLKLLEKRQGEKQKKQETVLEQKAAVTPPERERMQEGNKRDKVGKVNNGAGDKEVEGSTTAPQGMAAADKEGQDGHRVSHKKHGKQMYYSDSSESSSDSSTDDDFEDDKRNGRGHRKILKIVRKLYAKQEKNKVVKEGYEVGDSSDNVVNLDDEVAATKLLPLPTHLKAKVVRKAQRGRYVDVFEMTREALAVKSNEGRGRKAKQTFPEWVKGMVIYAECFLTANPDKMKGVLRYIHLIAECYTTYGGFAWKDYDREFRKGNIQLGGKEKTGCESMSHYLDDFLVVGKKETGECRIWKEELEAMFKQLGVPVAADKSEGPGTRLVFLGIMIDSAKGQCELPADKSEKARHMIKMMLERKKVTLREMQRLLGVLNFACRVIPVGRLFKRRLEMGTKGAKLPEHMVRVNREMKEDLRVWEAFLDEFNGIRIWEEAKSVEELELFTDAAGSAGFGAYLQGRWSAGEWPADWKEKGWAKNMTLLELFPIIVAIELWGHVLAMYY; the protein is encoded by the exons ATGCAGAAGAAGTTGCTGAAGATGACGGCCAGAAGCAGGAGAATTCCCAAACGGTTCCTTACAGATGATGAGACCCTCTGGAAGACGAGAGCAATCCGGGCTCAGAAGAGATTGAAGCTCCTGGAAAAaaggcagggagagaaacagaagaAGCAGGAGACGGTCTTGGAGCAGAAGGCAGCGGTAACCCCCCCTGAGAGAGAGCGGATGCAAGAGGGTAAC AAGAGAGACAAAGTGGGTAAAGTGAACAATGGAGCAGGTGACAAAGAGGTCGAAGGGAGCACGACAGCGCCGCAGGGAATGGCGGCAGCAGACAAGGAAGGACAAGACGGGCATCGTGTGAGCCATAAGAAACACGGTAAGCAAATGTATTATAGTGACAGTAGTGAATCTTCGTCAGATAGTTCCACGGATGATGACTTTGAGGATGATAAGCGTAATGGGAGGGGgcatagaaaaatcttgaaaattgTAAGAAAGTTATATGCTAAGCAAGAGAAAAATAAGGTGGTGAAGGAAGGGTATGAGGTCGGGGACAGCAGTGATAATGTGGTGAATTTAGACGATGAAGTAGCAGCGACCAAGCTCTTACCCCTTCCCACACATTTAAAAGCGAAGGTTGTTAGGAAAGCGCAGAGAGGACGGTATGTGGATGTGTTTGAAATGACTAGGGAAGCTTTGGCGGTCAAATCTAATGAGGGAAGGGGGAGAAAGGCAAAGCAGACATTTCCAGAATGGGTGAAAGGGATGGTCATATATGCAGAATGTTTTCTAACGGCCAATCCAGATAAGATGAAAGGGGtgctgagatacatacatttaatagCGGAATGCTACACCACATACGGGGGTTTCGCATGGAAGGATTATGATAGGGAATTTAGGAAAGGAAATATACAATTGGGTGGTAAAG AAAAAACAGGATGTGAGAGTATGTCTCACTACTTAGATGATTTTTTGGTAGTAGGCAAGAAAGAAACAGGGGAATGTAGAATCTGGAAGGAGGAGCTGGAGGCCATGTTCAAACAGTTGGGGGTGCCAGTAGCAGCAGATAAGTCGGAGGGGCCGGGTACGCGGCTGGTTTTCCTGGGTATCATGATAGATTCCGCAAAGGGACAATGCGAGCTCCCAGCGGATAAGAGTGAGAAGGCGAGACATATGATAAAAATGATGTTGGAAAGGAAGAAAGTGACGTTGAGAGAGATGCAGAGATTGCTAGGGGTTTTAAATTTTGCGTGCCGGGTAATTCCGGTGGGTagattatttaaaagaaggttAGAAATGGGAACAAAAGGGGCAAAGCTGCCAGAGCATATGGTGCGCGTGAATAGGGAAATGAAGGAAGACCTCAGAGTGTGGGAGGCATTTCTAGACGAATTTAATGGTATCAGGATATGGGAGGAGGCAAAGTCAGTGGAAGAATTGGAGTTGTTCACAGATGCGGCAGGCAGCGCAGGGTTTGGAGCGTATTTGCAGGGTAGATGGAGCGCAGGCGAATGGCCTGCGGATTGGAAGGAGAAAGGGTGGGCGAAGAACATGACTTTGCTAGAGTTATTTCCCATTATAGTGGCAATTGAGCTATGGGGCCATGTATTAGCCATGTATTATTAA